One window from the genome of Pedobacter schmidteae encodes:
- a CDS encoding NAD(P)/FAD-dependent oxidoreductase, with product MLKKADHSKNIVIAGGGLAGLTCALHLLKEGFEVTLIEKNTYPHHKVCGEYVSNEVLPYLQWLDADPHQLHPVPITRLSVSSLSGQVLGCTLPLGGFGISRYTLDNFLFEKARQRGCILITDLVTDISFKNDQFEVLTASNGTFKAKLVIGAFGKRTALDQKLSRSFMQRKSPWLAVKAHYTGIIPSDMVQLHNFAGGYCGVSAIENEQINICYLADYESFKAYHNLQDFQQKVLYANPLLQKIFEESTMLFEQPLTISQVSFAKKELVSNHVLMIGDTAGLIHPLCGNGMAMAIHSAKICAELSIDYLNGKLISRAALEKQYAASWNACFRRRLLMGRLLAGMVRGDEIFSPMQHLLTNFPSALPLIVKMTHGKPILCD from the coding sequence ATGCTAAAGAAAGCTGACCATAGTAAAAATATCGTAATTGCTGGCGGTGGCTTAGCTGGACTCACCTGTGCCTTGCACTTGCTAAAGGAAGGTTTTGAAGTCACGCTGATTGAAAAAAACACCTACCCCCACCATAAAGTTTGCGGCGAATATGTATCCAACGAAGTATTGCCCTATTTACAATGGCTGGACGCCGACCCACATCAATTGCACCCCGTACCCATTACACGTTTGTCCGTATCTTCATTAAGCGGACAAGTACTGGGTTGTACCCTACCCCTGGGTGGCTTTGGAATCAGCCGTTATACCCTGGATAACTTTTTATTCGAAAAAGCCCGGCAAAGGGGTTGCATTTTGATAACTGATCTGGTAACCGACATCAGCTTCAAAAACGATCAGTTTGAGGTACTTACCGCCAGCAATGGAACCTTTAAGGCAAAACTGGTTATTGGGGCCTTTGGTAAAAGAACGGCCCTGGACCAAAAGCTATCGCGCAGCTTTATGCAACGAAAATCGCCCTGGCTGGCAGTAAAAGCACATTATACTGGCATCATACCCAGCGACATGGTACAACTACACAATTTTGCAGGAGGCTACTGTGGTGTATCTGCCATAGAAAACGAACAGATCAACATCTGCTACCTGGCCGATTATGAAAGTTTCAAGGCCTATCATAACCTGCAGGACTTTCAGCAAAAGGTATTGTATGCCAATCCGCTGCTGCAAAAGATTTTTGAAGAAAGCACCATGCTTTTTGAACAGCCCCTCACCATCAGCCAGGTCTCTTTTGCTAAAAAGGAATTGGTGAGCAACCATGTGCTAATGATTGGTGATACCGCCGGACTCATTCATCCACTTTGTGGTAACGGAATGGCCATGGCTATACATAGTGCGAAAATATGTGCCGAATTGAGTATCGACTATCTGAACGGGAAGCTGATATCCAGAGCAGCACTGGAAAAGCAATATGCTGCAAGTTGGAATGCCTGTTTTAGAAGACGCCTGCTTATGGGACGCTTACTTGCCGGAATGGTTAGAGGGGACGAAATATTCAGCCCTATGCAGCACCTGCTGACTAATTTTCCATCGGCACTGCCTTTAATTGTTAAAATGACCCACGGAAAACCAATCTTATGCGATTAG
- a CDS encoding methyltransferase domain-containing protein yields the protein MRLDTSRRSNSPEIMDDFNLEGEILRDALNKIAYINKLLGGNKVTMDGLKWLLKTKLQHQPANSEITILDVGCGNGDMLRTLARYAEKQQLNFKLQGIDANAFTIRHAQELSTEYPNISYSCANIFEEIKQPRQYDVILCTLTLHHFEDDDIITLMKGFKTQSALGIVINDLHRSKLAHRLFAALCVVFRLNHMSREDGLISILRGFKKEELERFSRQLNFNTYILNWRWAFRYQWIIPST from the coding sequence ATGCGATTAGATACCAGCCGGAGAAGCAACTCGCCAGAAATAATGGACGACTTCAATTTAGAAGGTGAAATACTAAGGGATGCCCTGAATAAGATTGCTTACATTAACAAACTACTGGGCGGCAATAAGGTAACTATGGATGGCTTAAAGTGGCTGCTGAAAACAAAACTGCAACATCAACCAGCCAATAGCGAAATTACCATACTGGATGTAGGTTGTGGCAATGGCGATATGCTGAGGACCCTGGCCAGATATGCCGAAAAGCAACAACTCAATTTTAAACTGCAGGGGATAGATGCCAATGCATTTACCATCCGCCATGCACAAGAACTGTCAACCGAATATCCCAATATCAGCTACAGTTGCGCAAATATATTCGAAGAAATTAAACAACCCCGGCAATATGATGTTATCCTTTGTACATTGACTTTACACCATTTTGAGGACGATGATATCATTACACTTATGAAGGGCTTTAAAACACAATCCGCATTGGGTATTGTCATCAACGATTTGCACAGAAGTAAACTGGCCCATCGTCTTTTTGCTGCCCTATGTGTTGTATTCAGGCTCAATCATATGTCGCGTGAGGATGGCCTGATCTCAATTTTAAGGGGGTTTAAAAAAGAGGAACTGGAAAGATTTTCCAGACAGCTGAATTTTAATACCTATATACTGAACTGGAGGTGGGCATTCCGTTACCAATGGATAATACCAAGCACATGA
- a CDS encoding type III polyketide synthase, giving the protein MSVKISTVATLAPQYSRTTAEIIPFLTHWLKDQEPRFVKKVKKIFEQAAVEKRYSIMSPEEVFTRTSFEEKNNIYIREGTKLGIGCLQLALKKANWQAHQLDYIITVSCTGIMIPSMDAYIINSLNLRQDIVRLPVTEMGCAAGISGMIYAKNFLKANPGKRAAVIAVESPTATFQLDDFSMANIISAAIFGDGAACVLLSSAEEDHGPEMLAEEMYHFYNATPMMGFNLTNKGLQMVLDVNVPENIEQHFPDIIHPFLKKNGLSIDNINHLIFHPGGKKIIDTVESLFGKLGKNINETKNILKAYGNMSSATVLYVLERYMERPLESGELGLMLSFGPGFSAQRVLLKW; this is encoded by the coding sequence ATGAGCGTAAAGATCAGCACTGTGGCCACATTAGCACCACAATATTCGCGAACAACAGCCGAAATTATCCCCTTTCTGACCCATTGGTTAAAAGACCAGGAACCTCGATTTGTAAAAAAAGTAAAGAAAATATTTGAACAGGCAGCGGTAGAAAAAAGATACTCCATCATGTCGCCCGAGGAGGTGTTTACCCGGACTTCCTTTGAAGAAAAAAATAACATTTACATTAGGGAAGGCACTAAACTGGGGATAGGCTGCCTGCAGCTGGCGCTGAAAAAAGCAAACTGGCAGGCGCATCAGTTGGATTACATCATTACGGTTAGCTGTACAGGTATCATGATCCCATCCATGGATGCCTACATCATCAATAGCTTAAACCTGCGGCAAGATATTGTACGCCTGCCGGTAACAGAAATGGGCTGCGCAGCAGGTATATCGGGAATGATTTATGCCAAAAACTTTTTGAAAGCCAATCCTGGAAAACGAGCCGCCGTAATTGCTGTTGAATCGCCTACTGCGACTTTTCAGCTCGATGATTTTTCGATGGCCAACATCATAAGCGCTGCCATTTTTGGCGACGGGGCCGCCTGCGTTCTACTCTCCTCGGCAGAAGAAGACCATGGCCCCGAAATGCTGGCCGAAGAAATGTACCACTTTTACAACGCTACTCCAATGATGGGTTTTAACCTGACCAACAAAGGCTTACAAATGGTACTGGATGTAAATGTACCCGAAAATATTGAACAGCATTTTCCGGATATCATCCATCCTTTTCTGAAAAAAAATGGACTCAGTATAGACAACATCAACCACCTGATTTTTCATCCGGGCGGAAAAAAAATTATTGATACAGTTGAGAGCTTATTTGGTAAATTAGGCAAAAATATAAACGAAACTAAAAACATTTTAAAAGCATACGGAAACATGTCCAGCGCCACTGTACTTTATGTACTGGAAAGGTATATGGAACGACCACTGGAAAGTGGCGAACTGGGATTGATGCTCAGCTTCGGCCCCGGTTTTTCGGCCCAAAGGGTGCTTTTAAAATGGTAA